One Salmo trutta chromosome 24, fSalTru1.1, whole genome shotgun sequence genomic region harbors:
- the LOC115161165 gene encoding uncharacterized protein K02A2.6-like — protein MKKKVEDELERLQEANVITPVLFSRWAAPIVPVLKSECTVRICGDFKLTINRASKLDAYPLPRVVDLFTTLAGGKTFSKLDMSHAYQQLLLDEDSKEYVTVNTHKGLFRYNRLVFGVASSPAIFQRTMDNLLQGIPHVAVYLDDILVTGETKEEHPHHLDQVLKRFSEAGLRLKRSKCTFQAQSVTYLGHKITAQGLCPVEDKVRAIKDAPNLKNGSELRSFLGMVNYYDSSSRSCQQCWLHFISCFTKTVNGSGGQHKRKLSRK, from the coding sequence ATGAAAAAGAAAGTGGAAGATGAGTTGGAGCGGCTGCAGGAAGCAAACGTCATTACTCCCGTTCTGTTCTCCCGCTGGGCAGCTCCTATCGTTCCCGTTCTGAAAAGTGAATGCACGGTGCGTATATGTGGGGATTTCAAACTCACCATCAACAGGGCCTCTAAGCTAGATGCTTACCCGCTGCCACGGGTGGTGGACTTGTTCACGACACTGGCAGGAGGCAAGACGTTCTCAAAGCTTGACATGAGTCACGCCTACCAACAGCTCCTCCTGGACGAGGACTCAAAAGAGTATGTCACAGTGAACACGCACAAAGGCTTGTTCAGGTACAACCGCTTGGTTTTCGGAGTGGCGTCCAGCCCAGCCATTTTCCAGAGGACAATGGACAATCTGCTGCAGGGGATCCCTCATGTAGCagtgtacctggatgacatcctggttACAGGGGAGACGAAGGAGGAGCACCCCCACCATCTGGACCAggtgttaaagagattctctgaggCAGGGCTGCGCCTGAAGCGTAGCAAGTGCACATTCCAAGCACAGAGTGTGACATACCTAGGTCACAAGATCACAGCGCAGGGTCTGTGTCCTGTGGAGGACAAAGTCAGGGCAATCAAGGATGCTCCAAACCTTAAGAATGGGTCAGAGCTCAGGTCGTTCCTGGGCATGGTGAACTACTATGACAGTTCCTCCCGGAGCTGTCAACAGTGTTGGCTCCACTTTATCAGTTGCTTCACAAAGACTGTAAATGGAAGTGGGGGCCAGCACAAGAGAAAGCTTTCAAGGAAGTGA